AGCATTTTTCCTTTCAGTAAGTATTGCAAAGTCTGTGTATGGTAATTTCATGTCCTACACTTTTGCACATTCACAATTTTTTACACAAGCACTTGGAATTTACTACCTCTTTCGTACGTAAAGGTTATTATGTTTCGTATTGGCAGCTTTGATCGTCATCAATAAGTCAAAGGGCTTTGTGTATGCTTATTATGTTCTTCGCACAATTAATTTGATCTTTACTCAAGGAAGTATCTACTGCATTACTGCTGCTTACATTGTAAGATCTTTCTTCAACACCTTATTGGGTACAACTTTTTTAGGGGCTGTGAAGACCTGTAAGTGGCATTTTCTGTTTGCTTGCAGGCAGATGTTGTTGACGACAACACGAAGGCTGCAAGTTTTAGCTGGATGATGGGCCTCTTTTCTACCTCCCATGTCCTGGGAAATGCTCTTGCTCGTTTTCTTCCCGGGGCTTATATTTTTCTGGCATGTCACTACCGCAAAAAGAAACAAGTATTGTTTGCCTAATTTTTCAAAGTGATATTTGTAAATCAATCTTCCCATTTCAGGTTTCTGTAGTCCTGTTGATCTTTTCTCCTGTTTATATGGCAATCTATCTGTCTGAGACTGTAACACCAGCTCCAAAAGCAGACCAGCGTTTGCCATATTTTAAGGCGGCGTATAAGATTGTTCAAGAGCAATACAACTCAATGAGATATGCAGCTAATGTTGTCATTAGCAGGTAATACAACACATTCAATTTTTGGCTGTGTTTTTTAAGTGTTAAATTCATAATCTTATGTCTCCTAGATTTCTTTAGCACCTATAATTATGGCTTTGCTTGAAAGTTATAATTTCCAGATGGCTTCCATCAGCATATTATTTCCTATACTTTCTGAAATAAGTTCTTGTTTTATCCTTAGCCCAACACTGAAGTGCATTTCACTTGCTTTGTTCTGCTACGAATTGGGGATGTCTGGCGTCAACAGCACCCTACTGGTATGTTATCTGGAATTTAACAGAGGATGTTAGTTGAGATTCAGTTGCTTGTCCAGTTACTCAATTTGAGGCTTTCAAGTGTATTTTTACTCCCAAATTACTTTCTGCTACTTTTGCAGTATTATCTGAAGGCGGCTTTTGGTTTTGACAAAAATCAATTTTCAGAAATTCTGATGGTGGTTGGAGTAGGTTCGATCATTTCCCAGGTACTGTATGATACCTGTTTCTTCCATTCTTTGGCATAAATCCCTAAAGGCGGTTCTTACTTTGTGCCCTGGTCAATATGGAAAGTAATCTGTGCAGCTTAGTAGAAAGATGGGCACAAAACAATAATACTGCTGCTCCCTATAACTAGCCACATATAGCTTTTGCACTGATGGAATACGTTCATAAGGGATCTTTAAGggttcatttttcttctttcaaatTCTACCGATGATTAAATTGCCAAGGCACACTACCAAGAGAGACGATCAAATGTATCAAGAAGCACATGAAGCATCTTGACTTGAGTAACATCTAAGTGAATCTTTCAAATCCCTTCAGAAAGATCTGCACAAAATAACTCAATATCCACTGGTTCAGTCACTTCAGTAGTGGCCATATAAACTTCATCTTTGGTTGATGTGCAAATGATTTGCATAACTAAGCACACAACGTTTGCTTTTAAAGGGGGTTGAATCCTCCACAATTTCTTTACCTTACCATTGGCTTTGTTTTTGCTTCAGTTGTTGGTGCTTCCCATCATAACTCCTTTGGTTGGAGAGCACGTTGTCCTCTGTGCAGCTTGCATTTCGTCTGCAGTATATGTAAGTTGGCTAGTTAAAATATTCACACCTAGTCCTGTTATAGTACTCGCACCATGGATCTTTTTTCTCAGAGAGGTACTTTCTGTTTTACAGGCGTTGCTTTATGGCTTAGCATGGGCTCCATGGGTATGAAACTAATTCTTTACATTCAAATTAGATTGGAAACAGTCTCTTCTGAGAAGAGATAAGAGTGAGAGAGTAAGCATTCTTCTTCCATGTTTACTCTCTATTGGTGCTAAATCAGCACTCCATACGCGAAAGATCCATAATTCCATATGTTAAAGCATCTGTTGTTGTTTGTTTACAACTTACATCACATTGCGGCAGCAGTGTATAGCTGATATTTTGAAAGTAGAATGTCCTTGAAACGTTCATCACCAGCCGTTCCAAATACAGGTACCGTACTTCACTGCTTCTTTAGGAGTTGTTAACGTCCTTGTGAAGCCTTCTGTAAGTTTCTGGACTAATAAAATGCAATGCATGCTATTATGCTTTCAAAAACTTCACGATTGTGTCTGTCCTCCAGTTTGATCAGTTTTTGCCTATAACAGAGTTTTGCTCTCATATCAAAAGCGGCAAGTTCAACTGATCAGGTTTGTGAACTAAGTTCTTTATACATATATCTGTTGTTATTATTTCTCTTAACCAGAACTTCGATTAATTAAAAACCTGGAGACTGGCTTCATGCTCTAATCACAGGGAAAGGCACAAGGATTTATTTTAGCCGTGCAGTCTATTGCAATTTTGTTGTCGCCACTAGCGATGACACCACTGACCAGTGAGTTGGCAACTTGGCCGTTTCTTTATGATTGCAAAGgattcttttcttgattttgcttAACAAATGATTTCATGCTCCAGATTTATTTCTGTCAAAAAATGCACCATTTGACTGCAAGGGTTTCAGCTTCGTATGTGCATCATTTGCTGTGGTAATGCCTCTACACATTCTTGCTTTCTCACCCACCTTATGAAATTCGATGATATATCGAACAACTATGTTAATCTGGTGCTTCATTTTGTTAGGCTATTTCACTTTGTTTTGCTTCGATGCTAAAGCCAAATACTTCAAATCAACCCTCCGAGGTTGATGCAGAAAATGTTGAAGCGCCTTTCTTGTCCTAGTGTGTGGTGCCAATAAACCTACGAGGCTGGATCAGGATGGCCTCTGAAACTGTGGAAACACCACTCTCGCCAAAATTGGATGGTGCCAGTAACCATATTTAGATTGGGTCAGCACGTTTTCTGAAGCTGTGGCATTTCTCTTATCCTGTATGGTAAATATGATGATTAGGCTATTGCCATGTATTAGCCAATTAGCCATTTCCCAGAAATGCATTGTTTCTTCTCCTGGCAGATACATAGTTAAATTTTGTTCTTAGTTATATACTTTACCGAACAGAAAATTTGGGTTTTCGTTGGAAAATTGCTGTATATTGCTGCCATATTTTCGACAGCAATTCTGCATCCAGGTTAGAATATGTAGAATGATGGTCACAAGTCTTTCAAGATTGCTGAAAACGTGTGGTTTTTGTAATTGGTAAGGCTGTTACTGAACTTTATGCCATAATAAGAAAACTTTAACTAgccgaggaaaagaaaaaggaatactTGCATTCTAACTTTCTCAGAGTACAACTTACTCGAATTTTACTGCCGACGTGAGGAGGACCTGTCAATGGATAATCTGCAAGAATTCGTATAAAGAATTTATAGTCTCGAAACTTGTCTTGTCTTATGGTGATAATCGAAATTACATCTATCCAAACTTGGATATtactaacaaaaaaaatttggaagccTTATTGGCAACATTCAGTATTCATGATATAGGCTGTTCAGTCTAAGGATGTGattgagtcgagtcgagtcgagtgcGAGTATAGCTCAACTCAATAGTAGAGAGGTACTGCTCGAACTCAAGCGAGTAGGAGAAATGGAGTTTGAACTCAAATTCGAAGAATGATTCAAAAACTCAGGATCAACTCGATTATGCTAGATTTTTTGCAATTATGATCGAAATCAAGTACTTGACTCTACTAAAAAAGTAATTCTGATAATTTATACAACTCACAAGCATAAAAGAGTAAAATTATAATaactaaatatataatttttaattaattactttGCACTCGATAAGGTTCAACGAGCCATCAAACTTGAAAAACCCATACTTGAACTCGGCTTGAATAATTATCAAGTTACTCGCGCTTGACTAGCATTCGATCTTGACCAAGTGACATGTGCCGAACctgtgtaataataataataaaacctaactaccaccaaaAATTGTCAATAGTCAAttctaggtactggagcaggaaccctaggtgtgcaatggattATTTGATTCATCTTGTTCCGGAAgactttgcttaatccgatataccaaaaTTAATTGACTGACAGAATTTACTAACTAATAGACAGTGACAAACATGGTCGTTTCCTCAGGAATTGGGGAGAAATTTGTTTCCTTTCGAGTCAAGATAAACTGGGGGGTTTTAGGATTGACTGCTAATgaactaaataaatcaaatgcgaaaaaaaataattaattgacagaaataattgaaaaaactctaaccaagggtacacttcagaaatggttcatacactgatcattgattcaaatataattccaatatttattaatagattggttatagttgtcatgcacgcgataaataaccaatcttttcttaatttctcgatagttaaggtacgatcATTAACTATTTTTCTAATCCGGAAACAACCCTAgatacgaccgtaggatttaatttttgtgacgcccccacttctccctaaggcgaaccaaacagtatcagcgggacgcctgcccaactctcgctaggattcggtacaatccacaattcaaaaattgaaatatttcaaataatttcaatacataattaaagtactccaaaatatttcacacttacaattatttaGCTTTCAAACTTAAGTACAACCTAACGGAATATGTACTAtaaccatccgctataatacaatttaaaattttcaaaaaaaggctatttagtactattcacgagcacgtttggtctcgaaccctgttaaagaaaacaaaaatgtggGATGAGTTACacagtccagtgaggttccaacacactctagcagttctaataaatcaagtaattgagcataccacatgtatggATCGGGTTGCACGTTGGCTCatgaacatgagacaattatcattaTACGAGTACTTTGACCATATCACAGGTATAATacattaacatgagacaattatcatggtacgagtaatttgagcatgtcACAGGTATGAGTCAAGATTTGCACGTTGGCACATTTGCACGAAATAGTTATCTCTatgcaaaataaacacacattgaaggatacggtgttccagtggaaccatgtcggtcatctgcaccttataactttcgaatcccctcggtttgtctgtccatcaccttatccctccagtaatagtactcgaatataccgaaacggtggcccaagATTCCAACCTACTCGACCGAATTCAGttctggctcgagtaggtcagtaaccaagggtagGACCCAAATTCAGTTTAGAACTTACAatatgcacaagtaatcaaataacttggcgaacggtaaaaatttattcttttggtaggtcgagtgagataaaatacacactcgccttaaaattgtgaaaatttcatatgagaaattactagcaacaattaacacataaacacgtaaacaatatttgataatttcatgtgaacatgtaatttatggtaatcaaataatcaagtagATAGGAAAACGGTAACTAATTATGGTAAACGGTTgacggttgacggttaacggtagtaatcacggttaattgatagacattagtcattttaataggccgtcATTGGCCGTTTCTCACTTTACCACTTAAGAGTCAAGGAGATTCATTCCACCcaacttatgcagccatagcgtaattaatcatttaaacacatcacatgaatatgcaattcaagtatttcatgtcgagtaattcaagtagttacgtaaatatgctcttcaagcatttcatatcaagtagttcaagtagt
This portion of the Coffea arabica cultivar ET-39 chromosome 2e, Coffea Arabica ET-39 HiFi, whole genome shotgun sequence genome encodes:
- the LOC113729615 gene encoding uncharacterized protein; the encoded protein is MVGWWKNNREVRLLVHLLLPLCLHWTAEEMTHSVLVDVTTNALCPAQSTCPQAIYLNGLQQTTVGIFKMVVLPVLGQLSDDHGRKPFLLFTVSTSIFPFTLIVINKSKGFVYAYYVLRTINLIFTQGSIYCITAAYIADVVDDNTKAASFSWMMGLFSTSHVLGNALARFLPGAYIFLVSVVLLIFSPVYMAIYLSETVTPAPKADQRLPYFKAAYKIVQEQYNSMRYAANVVISSPTLKCISLALFCYELGMSGVNSTLLYYLKAAFGFDKNQFSEILMVVGVGSIISQLLVLPIITPLVGEHVVLCAACISSAVYALLYGLAWAPWVPYFTASLGVVNVLVKPSSFALISKAASSTDQGKAQGFILAVQSIAILLSPLAMTPLTNLFLSKNAPFDCKGFSFVCASFAVAISLCFASMLKPNTSNQPSEVDAENVEAPFLS